Proteins encoded by one window of Flavobacterium sp. N502540:
- a CDS encoding LysE family transporter: protein MALLTPLLSGFLAAFIGIIPPGLINMTAAKVNLKEGKKNALWFVAGAVLVIFFQVSLAVFFARVIDNRPDVVTLLREVGFVIFSVLTVYFLFIAKEPKAKKSKIKKTSKKSRFFLGMLLSGLNFFPIPYYVVVSVTLASYHLFAFENNIIFTFVFGSVLGSFAALYSYIGFFGRIEKKTDYLMKNMNTIIGSITGLIAVLTLFNILTYYFS from the coding sequence ATGGCATTACTTACCCCATTACTTTCAGGTTTTCTTGCCGCTTTCATTGGGATTATTCCACCAGGTTTAATCAACATGACAGCAGCCAAAGTAAATTTGAAAGAGGGGAAAAAAAATGCTTTATGGTTTGTTGCGGGAGCTGTCTTGGTAATCTTTTTTCAGGTTTCCTTAGCCGTTTTTTTTGCACGGGTCATCGACAATCGGCCGGATGTAGTGACATTGTTACGCGAAGTAGGATTTGTTATTTTCTCTGTTTTAACTGTTTATTTTTTGTTTATAGCCAAAGAACCTAAAGCCAAAAAATCGAAAATAAAAAAGACCAGTAAAAAAAGTCGTTTCTTTCTGGGAATGCTGCTTTCCGGACTTAACTTCTTCCCTATTCCGTATTATGTGGTTGTAAGTGTTACTTTGGCCTCTTACCACCTTTTTGCATTTGAAAACAACATTATTTTTACTTTTGTATTCGGATCTGTTTTAGGCTCATTTGCCGCTTTATACAGCTACATTGGTTTCTTTGGAAGAATCGAGAAGAAAACAGATTATCTGATGAAAAACATGAATACCATTATTGGAAGCATCACTGGATTAATTGCCGTACTCACGCTTTTTAATATCTTGACTTACTATTTCAGTTAA
- the trmB gene encoding tRNA (guanosine(46)-N7)-methyltransferase TrmB, translating to MGSKNKLKRFRENETFQNVFQPTREEVVGDLMPLKGKWNSDFFKNDNPLVLELGCGKGEYSVGLAERYPNKNFIGIDIKGARFWRGAKTAVENGLHNVAFVRTQIELINHIFADNEVDEIWITFPDPQIKYKRTKHRMTNSEFLKLYKRILKKDGVVNLKTDSEFMHGYTLGLLHGEGHEVLYANHNVYKNEGSPEEVTAFQTFYEKQYLEINKAITYIRFKIKD from the coding sequence GTGGGAAGTAAAAATAAACTAAAAAGATTCAGAGAAAACGAAACATTTCAAAACGTTTTTCAACCAACCAGAGAAGAAGTTGTAGGCGATTTAATGCCTTTGAAAGGAAAATGGAATTCTGATTTCTTTAAAAATGACAATCCATTAGTTTTAGAATTGGGATGTGGAAAAGGAGAATATTCTGTGGGATTAGCAGAAAGATATCCGAACAAAAATTTTATCGGAATTGATATTAAAGGAGCTCGTTTCTGGAGAGGTGCCAAAACCGCTGTCGAAAACGGATTACACAACGTTGCATTTGTTCGAACTCAAATCGAACTGATCAATCATATTTTTGCCGACAATGAAGTGGACGAAATCTGGATTACTTTTCCGGATCCGCAAATCAAATACAAGAGAACCAAACACCGTATGACCAATTCGGAGTTCTTGAAATTGTATAAAAGAATCCTTAAAAAAGACGGTGTCGTAAACTTAAAAACCGACAGCGAATTCATGCACGGTTACACGTTGGGATTACTTCACGGTGAAGGTCACGAGGTTTTATACGCCAATCATAATGTATATAAAAATGAAGGAAGTCCTGAAGAAGTTACTGCATTCCAGACTTTTTATGAAAAACAATATTTAGAGATTAACAAGGCAATTACGTATATTCGTTTTAAAATTAAAGACTAA